The following DNA comes from Nitrogeniibacter aestuarii.
TCTTGCCCCCATCGTGATCGTCATCGCCTTCTTTCAGTTGGCGGTTCTGCAACAGCCCATTCCCAACCTGGGGGAAATCTTCCTCGGCACCATCATGGTGGTGCTGGGCCTGACCTTCTTCGTTCGCGGTCTGGAAATGGGCCTGTTCCCCATTGGGGAAAAAATGGCGCATGCCTTTGCGCGCAAGGGCTCTGTCCTGTGGCTCCTGGTGTTTGCATTCGCGCTCGGTTTTGGTACCACCGTGGCCGAACCGGCGCTGATCGCGGTCGCGGCTGAGGCGGCAGAAATCGCAGCCCAGGGCGGCGTGATCGACAACAGCAAGAACGCCATGGCCGATTACGCGTCGGGCCTGCGTTATACGGTCGCGCTATCCGTCGGTTTCGCCATCATGCTGGGGGTGATTCGCATCATCAAAGGCTGGCCGATCCAGTACCTGATCATTGGCGGCTATCTCGGCGTCGTCACCATGACCATGTTTGCCCCCCCAGAGATCGTTGGCATTGCCTACGACTCGGGCGGCGTCACGACATCGACCATCACGGTCCCGCTGGTCACCGCACTGGGCGTCGGACTGGCCTCATCCATCCGGGGGAGGAATCCGATGGTCGACGGTTTCGGCCTGATCGCATTTGCCTCCCTCACCCCCATGATCTTCGTCATGGGCTACGGCATGGTGGTGTGATGACCGACTGGCTCCTGAGTTTCGCTCACACCCTTGCCCTCACGTCGCTCGACGTCTTTCCCATCGCGGCGATCATCTTCGGGTTCCAGTTGTTCGTCATTCGCAAGCCGGTTCCTCAACTGAGAAACGTGCTGACCGGATTCATCTACGTGCTGATCGGACTGACCCTATTTCTTCAGGGTCTTGAACAGGCCCTGTTTCCGCTCGGCAAACTCATGGCCCAACAACTGACCGCGCCCGAATTCCTGTTCGGCACTCTGGACGCAGTGCCCGACCAGGTGCACTGGAACCACTACCTGTGGGTGTATCTGTTCGCGTTCGCCATCGGTTTTTCGACGACGATTGCAGAACCCTCATTGATTGCCGTGGCACTGAAAGCCGAGTCCGTATCGGGCGGCACGATCAGTGTCTGGGGGCTCCGGGTTGCCGTCGCCATTGGCGTGGCGATCGGCATCGCGCTGGGCGCCTACCGTATCGTCACGGGCACGCCCTTGCACTGGTACATCATGGCCGGCTACGTCGTCGTCATCTTGCAGACGACACGAGCCCCCAGAATGATCATTGCCCTGGCCTACGATTCGGGAGGCGTCACCACGTCAACGGTGACCGTCCCTCTGGTCACGGCACTCGGGCTCGGGCTGGCCGGCACCGTCCCGGGCCGCAGCGTACTGCTCGACGGCTTCGGCCTCATTGCCTTTGCCAGCCTGTTTCCCATCATGTCCGTTATGGGCTATGCCCAGCTGTCCGAATGGCATGCACGACGCACTGCCGCACGTGACGCAGAAGAAAGGAGAACCTGACCATGCACTTCAAGCTGCTCATCGCCCTTGTTGAAGATGACAAGACCGACAAGGTCATGGCGGCCGCTCGCGAATCGGGCGCCACCGGCTGCACCGTCATCAATCAGGCACGGGGGGAAGGTATCCAGAAAACCAAGACCTTCTTCGGCCTGTCGTTTGAAACCCAGCGCGACATGCTGCTGTTCCTGGTTGAAGAACACTTGAGCCGGAACATTCTCGAAAAGATCGCCGAGGTAGGAGAATTCGAAGCCACGCCCGGCACTGGCATCGCTTTCCAGATCGACGTCGAAGACGCTGTGGGCGTCACACGCCAGGTCAAGGAGCTGGAAAGTACCGTGGAGGAGGAAATATGAGCACCAAGCAGATGATCCGCGTCCGTGATGTCATGGAAGCGAACTTCCACACCATCGACGGTATGGCCACCATCACCGATGCCCTTCAGGCAATGAAGAAACTGGGTGCTCAGGGGCTCATCGTGGACAAACGCCACGACGACGACGAGTACGGCATGCTGCTCGTTTCGGACATAGCCCGCCATGTGCTTGGCAAGGACCGGGCGCCAGACCGGGTCAACGTCTATGAAGTGATGGCCAAACCCGTAATCACCGTCGATCCGGAAATGGACATCCGCTATTGCGCGCGGCTGTTTACCCGATTCGAACTCTCGCGAGCACCGGTTGTGGAAAACAGCCGGGTCGTGGGCATCGTGAGCTTTTCAGATCTGGTGCTCGAAGGCCTCTACCGACACATCTGAGCCACGACACCGCAACAAAAAAGCGCCCGTCAGGGCGCTTTTTCATGTTCTGGCGGAGGCGGTGAGATTCGAACTCACGAAGGGCGCAAACCCTTGCCGGTTTTCAAGACCGGTGCATTCAACCGCTCTGCCACACCTCCAGTACGCATGATGAATCATCAGCGCGGGCGCGAGTATAACCCAAGCGACGCACTTGCGTCAGTCCCGTTCAAACAAGGCGATCGATTCCACGTGCGACGTCTGGGGGAACATGTTGGCAATACCCGCCCCTTCGAGCGCGTATCCCTTCTCGTGGACCAGCACGCCCGTGTCACGTGCCAGGGTAGCCGGGTTACACGACACGTAAACGATGCGCCGCGGCGACTGTGCCCCCAGCGCCTTGACGACCGCCACGGCGCCCTCCCGGGGTGGGTCGATCAGCATCTTGTCGAGCGGCCCCAGTACATCCAGGCTGTCTTCGGTTGCTTCGAACAGGTTGGCAGCATAGAACTCGCTGCTCTCTTGCAGGCCGTTGGCTTGCGCATTGGCGGCAGCGCGCTCGACAAGCGCCTCGCTCCCTTCGATCCCAATGACGTGAGCACCCCGCCGGGCGATCGGCAGACTGAAATTCCCCAGCCCGCAGAACAGATCCGCAATACGCTCACCGGGTCGGGGATCAAGGAGCTGCATTGCCCGCCGCAGCAGCAAACGATTGATGTGGAAATTCACCTGGGTGAAATCATTGGGGCGGAAGTCATACCGAAGATCGAACTCGGGCGCCGTGTAGGTCAGCGCGGGCGCGTCCTCCGGATACAGCCTGTAGGCCGAGTCAGGGCCTGACGGTTGCAGCCAGATCTGGATGTCGTGTGCGTCCGAAAAATCCCGGAAGCGCTGCTCGTCCTCGCTTGAAAGCGGCGCCAGAATTCGAAAGACCAGAATGGTGACGCCATCCCCAATGGCCAGCTCGATCTGCGGCATGCGCTCGGCGACCGAGCTACGGTTGATCAGCGTCCGCAATGCCGGCAACAGCGCCGAGATCCGCTTTGGCAGCACCTCACACGAGGTCATGTCCGCGATGTAACTGCTGCGCCGTTCGTGAAAGCCCACCAGCACACCGCCAAGCCGCTCAACCCAACGGACGCTCAGCCGCGCACGGTAGCGGTAGGCCCAGGCTGGACCGAGGATCGCGGGATAGATGACGCCCGGCTTGACCCGGGCCTGGTGCCACAACGCGTCTTCAAGCACGCGCTGCTTGATGGCGGCCTGAGCATTCGAATCGAGATGCTGCATGCTGCATCCGCCACAGTGTCCGAAAAACGTGCATCGCGGCTCG
Coding sequences within:
- a CDS encoding CBS domain-containing protein, giving the protein MSTKQMIRVRDVMEANFHTIDGMATITDALQAMKKLGAQGLIVDKRHDDDEYGMLLVSDIARHVLGKDRAPDRVNVYEVMAKPVITVDPEMDIRYCARLFTRFELSRAPVVENSRVVGIVSFSDLVLEGLYRHI
- a CDS encoding P-II family nitrogen regulator — its product is MHFKLLIALVEDDKTDKVMAAARESGATGCTVINQARGEGIQKTKTFFGLSFETQRDMLLFLVEEHLSRNILEKIAEVGEFEATPGTGIAFQIDVEDAVGVTRQVKELESTVEEEI
- a CDS encoding DUF1538 domain-containing protein, with protein sequence MNKQLQLFIKALIDSARDLAPIVIVIAFFQLAVLQQPIPNLGEIFLGTIMVVLGLTFFVRGLEMGLFPIGEKMAHAFARKGSVLWLLVFAFALGFGTTVAEPALIAVAAEAAEIAAQGGVIDNSKNAMADYASGLRYTVALSVGFAIMLGVIRIIKGWPIQYLIIGGYLGVVTMTMFAPPEIVGIAYDSGGVTTSTITVPLVTALGVGLASSIRGRNPMVDGFGLIAFASLTPMIFVMGYGMVV
- a CDS encoding DUF1538 domain-containing protein translates to MTDWLLSFAHTLALTSLDVFPIAAIIFGFQLFVIRKPVPQLRNVLTGFIYVLIGLTLFLQGLEQALFPLGKLMAQQLTAPEFLFGTLDAVPDQVHWNHYLWVYLFAFAIGFSTTIAEPSLIAVALKAESVSGGTISVWGLRVAVAIGVAIGIALGAYRIVTGTPLHWYIMAGYVVVILQTTRAPRMIIALAYDSGGVTTSTVTVPLVTALGLGLAGTVPGRSVLLDGFGLIAFASLFPIMSVMGYAQLSEWHARRTAARDAEERRT
- the rlmD gene encoding 23S rRNA (uracil(1939)-C(5))-methyltransferase RlmD — its product is MPIAVIHALDHEGQGVSRTDEGKTLFIEGALPGETVEYELTREKPRFAKGFATRVIRRSGLRVEPRCTFFGHCGGCSMQHLDSNAQAAIKQRVLEDALWHQARVKPGVIYPAILGPAWAYRYRARLSVRWVERLGGVLVGFHERRSSYIADMTSCEVLPKRISALLPALRTLINRSSVAERMPQIELAIGDGVTILVFRILAPLSSEDEQRFRDFSDAHDIQIWLQPSGPDSAYRLYPEDAPALTYTAPEFDLRYDFRPNDFTQVNFHINRLLLRRAMQLLDPRPGERIADLFCGLGNFSLPIARRGAHVIGIEGSEALVERAAANAQANGLQESSEFYAANLFEATEDSLDVLGPLDKMLIDPPREGAVAVVKALGAQSPRRIVYVSCNPATLARDTGVLVHEKGYALEGAGIANMFPQTSHVESIALFERD